From the genome of Leishmania panamensis strain MHOM/PA/94/PSC-1 chromosome 4 sequence, one region includes:
- a CDS encoding hypothetical protein (TriTrypDB/GeneDB-style sysID: LpmP.04.1020), with translation MWLLSSVAARTRSSSALTSPLWPMNGDGNASLPLECRLIRVSKEDISHVTADDIKRVRARLTNDELTTSLRLLVETNRFADVLASASSSAWAEAATGVTEVHMGLSGNVMRDRLSLLYSMLPYVSDNFLLAMGNSYSPSR, from the coding sequence ATGTGGCTCTTATCTTCCGTGGCCGCTAGGACACGGTCGTCATCCGCACTCACTTCACCGTTGTGGCCGATGAACGGCGATGGCAACGCATCACTACCGTTGGAGTGCCGCCTTATTCGTGTCAGCAAGGAGGACATCAGCCACGTCACAGCGGACGACATCAAACGTGTGAGAGCCCGCCTCACGAACGACGAGCTCACCACCTCACTGCGGCTTCTGGTGGAGACAAATCGATTCGCCGATGTACTCGCCTCAGCATCGTCCTCGGCGTGGGCGGAGGCAGCCACGGGGGTGACGGAGGTGCACATGGGCCTGAGTGGCAACGTGATGCGAGACCGCCTCAGTCTCTTGTACTCCATGTTGCCCTACGTGTCGGACAatttcctcctcgccatgGGTAACTCCTACTCACCCAGCCGCTAG
- a CDS encoding hypothetical protein (TriTrypDB/GeneDB-style sysID: LpmP.04.1030), protein MSSRQMRRLQEFVDRATGPDAENSGNSDTVPSTMQVKKWAHHHRHKSRKTKAAAALTAIATSSAAPQVTGTNIPAEPPALSSSTSERSMGGKNNEVKAGASASAPPAVPSARTDDWEEVREGVEHTSNSTARRSAKRAPTEETAARAEESAAAAAKEAKRRKKAEQKESRRRQQRQRQAEEEALLDAVLARRANEQVDHSSSDGVGSPVAENHPGGASITAAASLPTGVGPSAGGAGETSFLHLVMACDVNHLDTRLERIRLFGAEAVEDVGDGRTPHRRADGRVRDTGSVSFFPAHHMTVKFVHSAFATPNRYRWIPYNSLGIFLTVEEAHDAWGQAWSDYLLVCSSNAFQRAQASLEKCQERMGSVQDLVDCLARNHVYHIPTLLQCMYAMEATGESAFAMELLDVALYQVGVVLRRFALSGTWESRQLPCHRSANALVFQVMQRGVHAALKRGCLHTAYERTRCLLSLDPEDPCGMLLLLDYTALRAKRWVWLLELRHRALAVRAASRQLRRGVAADSEEAEVKEALAAAGLTLRDATLAEDVLRLPNYAFSWALARHFIEREEARQRSDEAGGGVGRPSKVLRGLTNAQRASLAATPSSGALLSAAVLRFPKAAVRLVDALGGVDLVCGDEGSTPSSSSSQVSVWQQLMGQASGQLNNVEEAAMQSRLADLFVTRHVELWKLSECVLLLRHVVQQIVSNPTNRVGAADSGEGSEENLNETSLTRSGQSRYRNVTRDSVMGASVVPIPADLLEPDTAELAMAQEATALGLEAGGDGTQPATVERLMQMLRGNLEAFGENAYVRNMLDEVRRGFHDRVGGSAREESGDDEAGGEAHDWYDVDESEDMEAQEWYSVASGESGDAHQHETPGDGDVDGHAARH, encoded by the coding sequence ATGTCCTCCCGGCAGATGCGCCGCCTACAGGAGTTCGTCGATCGTGCCACCGGCCCCGACGCAGAAAACTCGGGCAACAGTGATACCGTACCGAGCACGATGCAGGTGAAAAAATgggcccaccaccaccgacacAAGTCCAGGAAAACGaaggctgccgccgccctgACTGCAATCGCCACATCGTCTGCGGCCCCACAGGTGACCGGGACTAACATCCCTGCTGAGCCTCCTGCGCTGTCGTCCAGTACGTCAGAGCGATCCATGGGGGGTAAGAACAATGAGGTCAAAGCAGGTGCCTCTgcttcagcaccgccggcCGTGCCCAGCGCAAGGACGGACGACTGGGAGGAAGTGAGGGAAGGTGTGGAGCATACGAGTAACAGCACGGCAAGACGGTCTGCAAAGAGGGCACCGAcggaggagacggcggcccgagcagaggagagcgctgccgccgctgccaaagaagcaaagaggcgGAAAAAGGCCGAGCAGAAGgagtcgcggcggcggcagcagcggcagcgacaggcggaggaggaggcgctgctggacgcCGTGTTGGCGCGCCGCGCCAATGAGCAAGTCGACcactccagcagcgacggcgtggGCAGTCCAGTCGCGGAGAATCACCCTGGTGGTGCGTCGAtcacggcagcagcatcttTGCCAACGGGAGTGGGTCCGTCAGCGGGCGGTGCTGGTGAGACATCATTTCTTCATCTCGTTATGGCCTGCGACGTCAATCACCTCGACACGCGTCTGGAGCGGATTCGTTTGTTTGGCGCAGAGGCAGTCGAGGACGTCGGCGACGGGCGCacaccgcaccgccgcgctgACGGCCGCGTGCGGGACACTGGCagcgtctctttcttccctgCGCATCACATGACGGTGAAATTTGTCCACAGCGCCTTCGCAACGCCGAACCGCTATCGCTGGATCCCGTACAACTCACTCGGCATTTTCCTCACCGTCGAAGAGGCCCACGATGCGTGGGGCCAAGCGTGGAGTGACTACCTCCTCGTCTGCTCCTCCAACGCCTTTCAGCGCGCGCAGGCGTCGCTGGAGAAGTGCCAGGAGCGCATGGGCAGCGTGCAAGACCTCGTCGACTGCCTTGCACGAAACCACGTCTACCACATACCCACCCTACTGCAGTGCATGTACGCCATGGAGGCCACCGGGGAGAGCGCCTTTGCCATGGAACTGCTGGATGTGGCGCTGTACCAAGTCGGCgttgtgctgcgccgctttgcGCTCTCCGGAACGTGGGAGTcgcggcagctgccgtgccaccgcagcgccaacgcGCTCGTCTTTCAGGTCATGCAGCGCGGCGTGCACGCGGCACTCAAGCGCGGCTGTCTCCACACCGCCTACGAGCGCActcgctgcctcctctctctggaCCCGGAAGACCCGTGTGGCATGCTGCTACTGCTCGACTACACCGCTCTGCGAGCGAAGCGCTGGGTGtggctgctggagctgcgccaccgtgcCCTTGCGGTGCGTGCGGCAAGCAGGCAGCTTCGCCGCGGCGTTGCCGCCGACTCCGAGGAagcggaggtgaaggaggcgctggcagcTGCGGGGCTGACGCTGCGTGACGCCACCCTCGCCGAAGACGTGCTTCGCCTTCCCAACTATGCGTTTAGCTgggcgctggcgcggcaCTTCATTGAACGCGAAGAGGCGCGTCAGCGCTCTGACGAagcgggcggcggcgtgggcCGGCCGTCGAAGGTGCTCCGTGGACTTACGAATGCGCAGCGTGCCTCCTTGGCAGCCACCCCGTCCTCAGGGGCGCTGCTctccgcggcggtgctgcgcttTCCGAAAGCGGCGGTTCGCCTGGTGGACGCCCTCGGTGGTGTTGACCTGGTGTGTGGCGACGAGGGGTCAactccgtcgtcgtcgtcgtcccaGGTAAGCGtgtggcagcagctcatGGGCCAGGCAAGCGGCCAGCTTAACAAcgtcgaggaggccgccaTGCAGAGCCGCCTGGCGGATTTGTTCGTGACCCGTCACGTGGAGCTGTGGAAGCTGAGCGAGTGCGTCCTGCTTCTTCGGCACGTCGTGCAGCAGATAGTCTCCAATCCCACTAATcgcgtcggtgctgcagacAGCGGTGAGGGCAGTGAGGAAAACCTCAACGAGACGTCCCTCACTCGTAGTGGTCAGTCACGCTACCGCAACGTCACGCGCGACTCCGTCATGGGAGCGAGTGTGGTGCCGATTCCTGCCGATCTGCTCGAGCCCGACACCGCGGAgttggcgatggcgcaggaAGCCACCGCGCTCGGCCTAGAGGCTGGTGGAGACGGAACGCAGCCAGCCACCGTGGAGCGGCTCATGCAGATGTTGCGTGGCAACCTAGAGGCGTTTGGCGAGAACGCGTACGTGCGCAACATGCTCGACGAGGTGCGCCGTGGGTTCCACGACCGCGTTGGGGGCAGCGCCCGCGAAGAGTCCGGAGACGATGAGGCTGGCGGGGAGGCGCACGACTGGTACGACGTCGACGAGAGCGAAGACATGGAGGCGCAGGAATGGTACAGCGTCGCCAGCGGTGAGAGCGGGGACGCCCACCAACACGAGACGCCAGGCGATGGTGATGTGGATGGCCACGCTGCGCGCCACTGA
- a CDS encoding hypothetical protein (TriTrypDB/GeneDB-style sysID: LpmP.04.1010) — protein MSDTSASPSPSLAPYEAFTLRDYVLHQRVLQQLLLSQPVWLLDEVLGLRYRARLQLRLSPHPQLCFREDAAGGLYSEVDQQLKERHDASEHRGNDCQATEGEDGYPVVPLTPACSIELSAGVSETCDSGLRLCVAPAADCGTTTSAESVSFLIIPASTAAGFTPASAWVTVLRRLCRLPSAPQRSSGAIDVTERARGNWNSLSVLSHVDPVSTDQRRADTSSAIKESDEDTLPLAAPTPSPRSRCASPPPPVQALPGSPAHLTAGADMGREVKEENSRQLEFLSAALRARTREAAELKAHLQRVATTTSTVAAVVDSVTHATPAETTAEEEVERPSTMAHVSSGLVPALQRFPPHLTEASSEDDEGCGNEDEGKAAGEQGAIQEVRSSFRDNANCASFSLSEDSGRPQAPRSGHVCNLGSLGPTYGDEDALRIYNEIHGGHSSTCSSANDSSTSSMSSATSVHMPPPGE, from the coding sequence ATGTCCGACACCTCTGCGTctccgtcgccgtcgctcgcACCCTACGAGGCGTTCACCCTTCGTGACTACGTGCTGCATCAACGTGTATTACAGCAGCTGTTGTTGTCGCAGCCTGTGTGGCTGCTCGACGAAGTGCTCGGCCTGCGGTATCGCGCACGACTCCAGCTGCGTCTCTCACCACACCCGCAGCTGTGCTTCAGGGAGGACGCTGCAGGTGGCCTTTACTCCGAGGTGGaccagcagctgaaggaaCGTCATGACGCATCGGAGCACCGTGGCAATGACTGCCAGGCGACCGAAGGGGAGGATGGATATCCTGTTGTCCCTCTCACCCCCGCGTGCAGCATCGAGCTGTCGGCGGGGGTGAGCGAGACGTGTGACAGTGGCCTGCGTCTCTGTGTTGCGCCTGCCGCTGACTGTGGTACCACCACGTCAGCCGAGTCGGTTTCCTTTCTCATCATCCCCGCTTCCACGGCGGCTGGTTTCACCCCTGCCTCGGCCTGGGTGACAGTACTGCGTCGTCTCTGCCGATTGCCAAGTGCGCCGCAACGCTCGAGTGGCGCTATCGACGTTACTGAACGAGCGAGAGGCAACTGGAACTCACTGTCGGTGCTTTCTCACGTGGATCCCGTGTCGACCGACCAGAGACGCGCAGACACTTCCTCAGCGATCAAGGAAAGTGATGAGGACACGTTGCCGCTAGCAGCGCCGACCCCAAGCCCTCGTAGTCGTTGTgcctcgcctcccccgcctGTACAGGCACTTCCTGGATCTCCGGCGCACTTGACAGCCGGTGCAGATATGGGCAGGGAAGTGAAAGAAGAGAATAGTCGACAACTCGAGTTCCTCTCCGCGGCCCTGCGCGCCCGAACTCGCGAAGCCGCTGAGCTCAAAGCACATCTCCAACGAGTGGCTACGACGACATCCACCGTAGCTGCCGTGGTTGACAGCGTCACCCATGCCACTCCTGCTGAAACGACCGCTGAGGAGGAAGTCGAGCGACCTTCGACGATGGcgcacgtcagcagcggcctcgTGCCGGCCCTGCAGCGGTTTCCGCCTCACCTAACCGAGGCGTCGTCCGAGGACGATGAGGGCTGTGGAAACGAGGACGAGGGGAAAGCTGCAGGCGAGCAAGGCGCTATTCAAGAGGTGCGGAGCAGCTTCAGAGACAACGCCAACTGCGCGTCCTTCAGCCTCTCCGAAGACTCGGGACGGCCACAGGCGCCACGCAGCGGTCATGTGTGCAACCTCGGCTCCCTCGGCCCTACGTATGGCGAcgaggatgcgctgcgcaTTTACAACGAAATCCACGGAggtcacagcagcacctgcagtaGTGCCAATGACTCCTCGACCTCATCCATGTCAAGCGCCACCTCGGTACACATGCCACCACCAGGTGAGTGA
- a CDS encoding hypothetical protein (TriTrypDB/GeneDB-style sysID: LpmP.04.1040), producing the protein MLRPPAEHPRHKQHNREDTLYNKDDFDGQQTSVGVDGEAYTAPPHSAVTTLSPASPSRSLYADVEAAQQPLSPVVEALYVPPSTPTPAPSSSHSAVKRRHQESSTFDKKQRWEEKGEDDVEQVEAATLVTQADVTAAITAALRRYEKERDAEEEAVLQQVSKEVEEQASRYANLIEAYNTVCADRATLQEKLAETARECDELRHALQRSRQTQQALTDSAKRLEVELCHAKDLQQQQQRTLLKTEVAEWEAQRARYETRQGTLEAQLDQAREELRAMEARVSEKNDELAALRERAAKASTETANEYADIHLRMRQLAQNMATMEDALRERDTTIAEQAARLREAAERRESEVRAATAEREKTEAALTSARDALQRQTDDTRRRMHRVTELQHQRDALKEEEKATRRALQAASEDQGRVLQSLQHVLAIAKQSLSCTTDSAGHAGPPSSELSSRSPHRFTASWQGGHMDRTLVYEDDHEDNAHALRSCSAISPPESRSGSANCTPERSSTEEEDNARSEKLFSLSALAAEKKHRSASSPKSCSHRASHSPSVAAPSQRRARTSSPPQSARVAARETPAKYAKGSPSVHNTYHELHHRSSQALILLRELHRCVSALTLKRRKSSSGRDVAPSNTSGSFGRSGATAAKLQQACRYLKSELDRVQAALKETQAECQWRSLSMKKLEEDVQAARCGVLAAEKQRLACEMHVETAALVREELEAQLMELKATCAETTAGQRASEDAVAEAKAAAERSAALAEEAAQLREAAESALAREKAKSARQATSLRDQAAAQTALTDELEELKEKHKAALAQLQTHHAREAAQQLKQQEESHTRGAELAELRSVVATMRTTHGTAAEAWKTERASLGALVSSLETKLRALAETTMAAKRRCATLEEQLALHADVERTTLKTIGDIAHAPPLPPSLDAAAMGGDSYTSHAHDAVLPTEKQLFGGDDEAPEVEDVVVVSTEATPSGSSADRELARVASHTRTTTVRTTALSLVSARLPVSSATPSRVAPSTAVSPASAPPFGGASLEAATSSPVATLAPLRQHIVAAVHQLALEAVRLRQGSVLPTMRSPIITQPRIATCRPRDMTSSEGWYTGETAHDGVCSDAKRPCTAALSSPPPLEAFIAPQPQPRYQHQHQSPCTPHKLCPSTTSAAQPRTLEKAPQPIQHSDRSQIGGSPMPSQPSRHATAGSPSGSYSPPVSAATTAAVGEHIYNVTRPSSLRPQWSLSLPSSPPASHVTVATNGKLWNEARRSASIKDGLSGYSSSTGRGSVDGSCSPARPPSLRALSLPL; encoded by the coding sequence ATGCTGCGACCACCTGCTGAGCATCCTCGTCATAAGCAGCACAACAGAGAGGACACACTGTACAACAAGGATGATTTCGACGGCCAACAAACCAGCGTTGGCGTCGATGGGGAGGCCTAcactgcgccacctcatTCAGCAGTCACAACACTCTCCCCTGCCTCCCCGTCTCGTAGCCTCTACGCCGACGTGGAGGCTGCCcagcagccgctgtcgccagTAGTTGAGGCCTTGTACgtgcccccctccactcccaCCCcggcgccatcgtcgtcacATTCTGCTGTGAAACGCCGCCACCAAGAGAGCAGCACCTTTGATAAGAAGCAGAggtgggaggagaagggagaagatgACGTTGAGCAGGTCGAAGCGGCGACCCTCGTGACTCAAGCTGACGTGACGGCCGCTATCACAGCAGCTCTGCGCCGCTacgagaaggagcgagatgcggaggaggaggcggtgcttCAACAAGTCAGCAAGGAGGTCGAGGAACAGGCAAGCCGCTACGCCAACCTTATCGAGGCCTACAACACCGTGTGCGCTGACAGAGCGACGTTACAGGAGAAGCTCGCCGAGACAGCGAGGGAGTGTGATGAGCTGCGGCACGCACTGCAGCGGTCGCGCCAAACGCAACAGGCGCTAACGGACTCGGCGAAGCGGCTGGAAGTGGAGTTGTGCCACGCAAAGGATttacagcagcagcagcagcgtacgCTTCTGAAGACAGAGGTGGCTGAATGGGAGGCACAGCGCGCACGCTATGAGACACGCCAGGGCACGCTCGAGGCACAGCTGGATCAGGCGCGCGAAGAGTTGCGGGCGATGGAAGCGCGCGTTTCCGAGAAGAATGACGAGCTCGCCGCGCTGCGAGAGCGCGCCGCGAAGGCGTCTACCGAAACGGCGAATGAGTACGCCGACATCCATCTTCGGATGCGTCAGCTGGCGCAGAACATGGCCACGATGGAGGACGCCCTACGTGAGCGGGACACCACCATTGCAGAAcaggcggcgcggctgcgtgaGGCCGCTGAGCGGCGGGAGTCGGAGGTGCGTGCGGCGActgcggagagggagaagaccGAGGCAGCCCTGACGAGCGCACGCGACGCACTGCAACGGCAGACGGACGATACTCGGCGGCGCATGCACCGCGTCACCGAACTTCAGCACCAGAGGGACGCActaaaggaggaggagaaggcgacgCGACGTGCGCTGCAAGCGGCTTCAGAGGACCAGGGACGTGTGCTACAGTCATTGCAGCATGTGCTGGCCATCGCGAAGCAAAGTCTTTCCTGCACCACCGACAGCGCGGGACACGCCGGACCGCCGTCCTCCGAACTCTCGTCACGTAGTCCTCACAGATTCACTGCCAGTTGGCAGGGGGGTCACATGGATCGCACGCTCGTGTACGAGGACGACCATGAGGACAACGCCCATGCGCTGCGTAGCTGCTCCGCAATCTCGCCGCCTGAATCACGTTCGGGCTCGGCAAATTGTACACCGGAGCGGTCGtccacggaggaggaggataaCGCAAGGAGTGAAAAGCTGTTCTCGCTTTCAGCGTTGGCTGCGGAGAAgaagcaccgcagcgcctcttccccaAAGTCCTGCAGTCACCGCGCATCACACTCTCCCTCCGTGGCGGCGCCTAGCCAGCGACGTGCGCGaacgtcgtcgccgcctcAGTCAGCACGCGTGGCAGCCAGAGAAACACCAGCGAAATACGCTAAGGGCAGCCCCTCCGTGCATAATACTTATCACGAGCTGCACCACCGGAGCTCGCAGGCGCTGATCCTGTTGCGTGAACTCCACCGATGCGTCTCAGCTCTCACCTTAAAGAGGCGGAAGTCGTCGTCCGGGAGGGACGTAGCTCCCTCAaacaccagcggcagctttGGCCGATCTGGGGCAACTGCAGCGAAGCTCCAGCAAGCCTGCCGCTACCTCAAATCGGAGCTGGACCGGGTCCAAgcagcgctgaaggagaCACAAGCGGAGTGCCAGTGGCGGTCGCTCTCGATGAAGAAGTTggaggaggatgtgcagGCTGCTCGCTGTGGTGTGCTCGCcgcggagaagcagcggctaGCGTGCGAAATGCACGTAGAGACGGCTGCACTtgtgcgcgaggagctggaggcgcagcttATGGAACTGAAAGCCACGTGCGCGGAGACGACGGCTGGGCAGAGGGCATCCGAGGACGCGGTGGCGGAAGCGAAGGCGGCCGCCGAGCGCAGTGCAGCCCTAGCggaggaagcggcgcagctgagaGAAGCTGCGGAGTCGGCCCTTGCTCGGGAGAAGGCCAAGAGTGCACGTCAGGCCACCTCGCTGCGCGATCAGGCTGCAGCGCAGACAGCTCTTACGGATGAACTGGAGGAGCTAAAGGAGAAACACAAGGCGGCCCTTGCACAGCTGCAGACGCACCACGCCCGTGAGGCGGcccagcagctgaagcagcaggaagAGAGTCACACGCGCGGGGCGGAGCTGGCAGAACTGCGCAGCGTTGTAGCAACGATGAGGACCACGCACGGGACTGCCGCGGAGGCGTGGAAGACAGAGCGTGCGTCCCTCGGTGCGCTCGTCTCAAGCCTTGAGACGAAGCTGCGTGCTTTGGCGGAGACGACGATGGCTGCGAAGCGCCGCTGTGCAACACTAGAGGAGCAGCTTGCACTGCACGCAGATGTGGAGAGGACGACCCTGAAGACAATTGGCGACATTGCCCACGCGCCACCGCTCCCACCCTCGCTCGACGCTGCAGCCATGGGCGGCGACTCCTACACATCGCACGCCCATGATGCTGTGTTGCCGACGGAGAAGCAGCTCttcggcggcgatgatgagGCGCCGGAGGTGGAGGACGTGGTCGTGGTGTCGACAGAGGCAACGCCATCGGGGAGTAGTGCGGACAGGGAGCTTGCACGTGTAGcctcgcacacgcgcacgacTACGGTCCGAACTACCGCACTGTCGCTGGTGTCGGCGCGCCTTCCGGTGTCTAGCGCTACTCCATCTAGAGTAGCGCCATCAACGGCCGTTTCGCCAGCATCGGCTCCCCCCTTTGGCGGCGCCTCCCTGGAGGCAGCAACCTCTTCTCCTGTGGCTACTCTCGCGCCCCTACGTCAGCACATTGTTGCCGCTGTGCATCAGttggcgctggaggcggtgcgcttACGGCAGGGCTCTGTACTACCGACCATGAGGTCACCCATCATAACGCAGCCTCGAATAGCAACTTGCCGGCCCCGCGACATGACCTCTTCAGAGGGGTGGTACACCGGTGAAACGGCACACGACGgcgtctgcagcgacgcGAAACGAccgtgcactgctgctctctcctctccaccaccgctggagGCTTTCATCGCGCCTCAGCCACAGCCGCGATACCAGCACCAACATCAGTCGCCATGTACGCCACACAAATTGtgcccctccaccacctctgccgcccaGCCTCGAACCTTGGAGAAGGCGCCGCAACCGATTCAGCACAGCGACCGTAGCCAGATAGGAGGTTCACCGATGCCGTCGCAACCGTCGCGGCATGCAACAGCAGGAAGCCCCTCAGGGTCGTACAGTCCGCCGGTGTCCGCtgctaccaccgccgcagtTGGTGAGCACATTTACAATGTGACACGGCCGTCCAGTTTGCGGCCACAGTGGTCGTTATCGTTGCCTTCGAGTCCACCGGCCTCTCACGTCACCGTTGCGACTAACGGAAAGCTCTGGAACGAGGCGCGACGCTCTGCCTCCATAAAGGATGGGCTGTCGGGGTATTCTAGCAGCACTGGACGTGGGAGCGTCGATGGAAGCTGCTCCCCAGCGCGGCCGCCGTCTCTGCGTGCTTTgtcgctccctctctga
- a CDS encoding phospholipid/glycerol acyltransferase, putative (TriTrypDB/GeneDB-style sysID: LpmP.04.1000) produces MGAAVARVLHDVAACLPRLPPARHGTLLAVALGAGYVLLRQRLVPKWATQKWFLLSTTALMIPSCALAYLLDPLRYLGVPRLCVQNVCVFILSHAFKAIWWLNPQIRMHVKFDANGDEKPACWDDISRTGVAFMLNHTSFWDPFQMIGITPTAHLMQTRTLMKSSLRKIPIFGGIFDRVGHFPVYFKSDSACSFEVDKERQAQVQQAIDAHLRLGGSLAMFPEGAINKHPQVLLTFRYGTFATIIKHRMEVYYMVSVGSEKTWPLGMLYGGLPADIYIRIGAYPIDYDRDSSKSLAVGLQKRMQEVRDEIEAEVAAAEEAERRRRGLVSEAKETIIRSVKPLRAAREAHAATLTA; encoded by the coding sequence AtgggtgcagcggtggctcgCGTATTGCATGATGTGGCCGCATGTCTGCCACGCCTGCCGCCCGCCCGGCATGGTACTCTACTGGCCGTCGCACTCGGCGCTGGCTACGTgctcctgcgccagcgcctcgtACCCAAGTGGGCCACGCAGAAGTGGTTCCtgctctccaccaccgcgcTGATGATTCCGTCCTGTGCGCTTGCCTACCTACTTGATCCACTCCGCTACCTCGGGGTGCCGCGGCTGTGTGTGCAAAACGTCTGCGTCTTTATCCTTAGCCACGCCTTCAAGGCCATCTGGTGGCTTAACCCGCAGATCCGCATGCACGTGAAATTTGACGCCAATGGAGATGAAAAGCCGGCGTGCTGGGACGACATCTCCCGCACTGGGGTTGCCTTCATGCTGAACCACACCTCCTTCTGGGACCCCTTCCAAATGATTGGCATTACGCCCACAGCGCACCTCATGCAGACCCGCACACTGATGAAGTCGTCGCTGCGCAAAATCCCGATCTTCGGTGGCATCTTCGACCGCGTCGGGCACTTTCCAGTGTACTTCAAGTCGGACTCGGCCTGTAGCTTTGAGGTGGACAAGGAGCGGCAagcgcaggtgcagcaggcgatCGACGCCCACCTGCGCCTCGGCGGCAGCCTCGCAATGTTTCCTGAAGGCGCCATCAACAAACAcccgcaggtgctgctgacgttCCGCTACGGCACCTTCGCCACCATCATCAAGCATCGCATGGAAGTCTACTATATGGTCTCTGTTGGCAGCGAGAAGACGTGGCCGTTGGGGATGCTTTACGGTGGGCTACCGGCCGACATCTACATCCGCATTGGTGCCTACCCGATCGACTATGACAGAGACTCCAGCAAAAGCCTCGCGGTGGGGCTGCAGAAGCGCATGCAGGAGGTGCGGGACGAGATCGAAGCggaggtggccgccgcggaggaggcggagcggcggcgcaggggtCTGGTGtcggaggcgaaggagacgaTCATACGGAGCGTTAAGCCGCTCCGCGCTGCTCGTGAAGCCCATGCGGCAACCTTGACGGCATAA